Proteins co-encoded in one Stomoxys calcitrans chromosome 5, idStoCalc2.1, whole genome shotgun sequence genomic window:
- the LOC106090128 gene encoding maltase A1, with product MAVTKFIIFTTLIWSSVVFAKDWWENGNFYQVYPRSFRDSDGDGIGDLNGVTEKLQYLKDIGFTGIWLSPIFKSPMVDFGYDISDFYAIHPEYGTLDDFKNLIRRAKEVGIRVILDFVPNHTSDECEWFQKSVNRTEGYEDFYVWHNGKVDSGGQRQPPSNWKSAFRYSAWEWNEQRQQYYLHQFSVKQADLNFRNPLVVAKMKEVMRYWLDMGISGFRIDALPFMFEKGPDETGNFPDEPVIDDVSLCPDPEDWCHLNHTYTQDQPESIEMVYQWRELTEQYKKDNGGGTILLLTEAYTTFDNLMLYYGDGNRNGSMIPFNFYFMQNIVRNSTAAEIRSNILTWLNSMPKDVLANWVLGNHDNPRFSTRLGEGRMDLFTILLQTLPGNAIAYYGEEIGMVNGKITWEETVDTQGCSSSPQTYERYSRDPERTPYQWDGSNLAGFTNGDHTWLPVAANYVENNAFSQLRAPRSHLQMFKRLIKLRQEPSMRDGPLEIKAILVDILIYSRQLLPNGDMYIVILNLSNSRQTFNVNEHFKIGSQAEVICSSLNSKYVEGKIIDATKFEAEPEVGVVLVNID from the exons atggCAGTTACGAAGTTTATTATTTTTACCACCTTGATATGGTCGTCTGTTGTCTTCGCCAAGGACTGGTgggaaaatggaaatttttaccAAGTGTATCCACGCTCATTTCGAGATAGTGACGGCGATGGTATTGGCGATTTAAATGGTGTAACAGAAAAACTACAATATCTTAAGGACATCGGATTCACTGGGATTTGGCTGTCGCCAATATTCAAATCGCCTATGGTTGATTTTGGTTATGACATTTCAGATTTCTATGCCATCCACCCGGAATATGGCACATTAGATGATTTTAAGAATCTGATTAGGAGAGCCAAAGAAGTTGGTATACGTGTTATATTAGATTTTGTGCCCAATCACACAAGCGATGAATGCGAATGGTTCCAGAAGTCTGTAAACCGTACGGAGGGCTACGAAGATTTCTATGTTTGGCATAATGGCAAAGTAGATAGCGGTGGCCAAAGACAGCCGCCCAGCAATTGGAAAAGTGCCTTTCGTTACAGTGCCTGGGAGTGGAATGAGCAAAGACAGCAGTACTATTTGCATCAATTCTCTGTCAAACAAGCCGATCTTAATTTCCGTAATCCTCTTGTGGTGGCCAAAATGAAGGAGGTCATGCGGTACTGGTTGGACATGGGAATTTCCGGTTTCCGCATTGACGCCTTACCGTTCATGTTTGAAAAAGGGCCTGATGAGACGGGAAACTTCCCTGACGAGCCAGTGATAGATGATGTCAGTTTGTGCCCAGACCCCGAAGACTGGTGCCACCTAAATCACACATATACCCAGGATCAGCCCGAATCCATTGAAATGGTTTATCAATGGAGAGAGCTGACGGAGcagtataaaaaggataatggaGGCGGTACGATACTCCTTCTCACAGAAGCGTACACAACATTTGACAATCTCATGTTGTATTATGGCGATGGAAATCGCAATGGGTCTATGATTCCATTTAATTTCTACTTTATGCAGAATATTGTGAGAAACTCCACAGCCGCAGAAATAAGAAGCAATATTTTGACGTGGTTGAATTCAATGCCAAAAGATGTCTTAGCTAACTGGGTTTTGGGTAATCATGACAATCCCCGTTTCTCAACTCGACTAGGTGAAGGACGAATGGATTTATTTACCATTCTACTACAAACCCTACCAGGAAACGCCATAGCATACTAT GGCGAAGAAATCGGTATGGTTAACGGTAAGATAACATGGGAGGAGACCGTCGATACTCAGGGTTGTAGCTCTAGCCCGCAGACATACGAGAGATATTCCCGCGATCCTGAACGAACTCCCTACCAATGGGATGGTTCTAATTTGGCTGGATTCACCAATGGCGACCACACATGGTTGCCGGTTGCGGCTAACTACGTGGAGAATAATGCCTTCAGTCAATTGCGTGCCCCCCGCAGCCACTTGCAGATGTTCAAAAGGCTGATTAAACTGCGACAGGAACCCTCGATGCGAGATGGTCCACTCGAGATTAAAGCCATACTCGTCGACATTCTTATCTACTCCAG ACAACTACTGCCCAACGGTGATATGTACATCGTGATTTTGAATCTAAGCAACAGCAGGCAAACATTTAACGTCAATGAGCACTTCAAAATTGGCAGCCAAGCTGAAGTGATTTGTTCGTCATTGAATTCCAAATACGTCGAGGG AAAAATTATTGACGCAACAAAATTTGAGGCGGAACCGGAGGTAGGAGTTGTCTTAGTAAATATTGACTAA